In Pseudoduganella albidiflava, a single window of DNA contains:
- a CDS encoding PEGA domain-containing protein produces MRHLLIAGLLAVTLSGCASIMNGSTQPISIRSVPEGASVSVTNRAGEKIHSGLTPVTLTLKRGAGYFKSESYKVVVTKEGFSDRELTLNSNVNGWYIANIVFGGLIGMVGVDPATGAMYSFPESVTATLDASQEKVAGAAPLTIVSTTELSPEVMKHAKLISAP; encoded by the coding sequence ATGCGCCACCTCCTCATCGCCGGCCTGCTGGCTGTCACGCTTTCCGGCTGTGCCAGCATCATGAATGGCAGCACCCAGCCGATCAGCATCCGCAGCGTGCCGGAAGGCGCCAGCGTGTCGGTCACCAACCGCGCCGGCGAAAAGATCCATAGCGGCCTGACGCCTGTCACCCTGACACTCAAGCGGGGCGCCGGCTACTTCAAGTCGGAATCGTACAAGGTGGTGGTCACGAAAGAAGGCTTCAGCGATCGCGAACTCACCCTCAACAGCAATGTGAACGGCTGGTATATCGCCAACATCGTGTTCGGCGGCCTGATCGGCATGGTGGGAGTGGATCCGGCCACCGGCGCCATGTACTCGTTCCCCGAATCGGTCACCGCGACCCTGGATGCCTCGCAGGAAAAGGTGGCGGGTGCGGCACCGCTGACGATCGTGTCGACCACCGAGCTGTCGCCGGAAGTGATGAAGCACGCGAAGCTGATTTCGGCACCCTGA